aaaccttaaaaagggctgcagagaagtagattcttcattaatgcgactttaatatttcacgcgaatgtcaattattcccgttaattatgacgacagcatcttatttgcatggctttggaagcagctaatctatgctgatacaaagttcggaagtcctaggatgaatttgaggggggttttccagtaaatttgtaaaagttggtaatatactattagtaagtctgtttgagcagatatcggaatgggatatattttcaggcctagatttcgtctaaGCGCAACAgcttgatttttttccgattttgagattgggtagtttctgaaaatgtgtcctgtctcacttcaagtgggTACATTTTgcctccttactcgcgcactttgcaattcacgactaaactatcaaattctgaaagtactaatcgagacctttcatttgataccctacacgaccatatccggtgaaaaaaaatgtcaatcccccctttgcatgtatcgaGCGCCCCTCTAAAAACGAAAAACctgaatttatgccactcgctgtatgcatgggatttcatagttttcatctgctcactaaatttcgttctgatctgtttagccgttttggagaaaaatgcgtgtgacagacagacagacaaatagatagacagacagtgaatcgattttaaaaagatttcgttttacacaaaaccttaataaaaagcaACAACTAGTCAAATGTCAACAGTTTTAAGTTTATTAAATTTCGTCCGATTGACATGATCTGGGTCCGCATCTGTTATCTATTTAACGCATGCCAGGACAGTCGATGGATGGCAAAGTTTTCATTCGACACATTTATTGGAACAGCAACATGTCAAAAATATGCAATTCAAATTTAACTAAATTTATCAAAAGACAATGTTAAAATATCTTACAAAAAATAAAGGTACTTAAGTTGCTTTCAGTTTGAATCATTTCtctcttaattttttatttgtttccaCCGAAAATTAGAAGGCGTCCATTCAGTTACATTTTTTATCCAATTAACGTAGTTCGCTAAGTTTGTATAGTAATTTCCATACATTTGATTCCCACATATACCGTAACCTCCTTCCAAAATTCCAACTAATTTGTTATCACAAATTAGCGGTCCTCCACAATCACCCtgtaaaataaatacatttataAATTTTCTAGTTTCTGTAAAAACGACGAGGCTATATAGACGATCAAGTCAATGGGGAAATGGAAACCGATACCAATGGCACGTAAGTAGGGCTGGCGCGCTATTCTCCACATTAATGTTTTTGGTGACCAATGGACTTTCTGGCTGTTCTCAATTGTGGGAGAATATTTTTATAGTGTATGCCCTCATATTCAAATACATGTACAAATACATGTACAATACTTTGGTCTTCTTTGAATATGACGTTCACTAAATGCGAAGATAtcgaatataataatataataaaatattataattaaatgAAAACTCGACAGAATTTCTTATATTTATCAAGCAATAGAAACAAAATATTTGCTTACGTAGCAAGGACTCTGAATTCCATTTGGACTAGCAgcacaaataaatttttcctCATCGGTGTAAAACGATCCACATTTATAGAAGTTAGTGGTAATCGCATCAGCTTTCTTTAGTGCAATACTTTTTCGTTTAGTTTCCTATAGATATAACATTTTAGTCAATATCCGAATCTCACATTCAAAAACTGACATCCACTCCCCAGCCAACGATGGAACATCGAGTCCCTAGCGAAGGCTTAACTTCAGCCAGTGGTATCCACTCCACAACTGATTTGGTAAAAATGAATGACTCGTTCACCTTTTCAGGAAACGTTAGataaaattagattttattttgaaaatgagcAGGTACTTTACAAACGGCGAGGTCCACATATTGGACACCGGCACTATCACACCCTGGATGAAAAATCAATGTTTCAATTGACCGCTGTTGGCGCTGCATAGATCTTCCTTCGACATCCCATCGTGCGTCTCCTGCTACTATAAACTAGAAATATTTACACAACTTAGGAAAGTTTAGTAGTTATGGTAGATTTCGCATAAAATCACCTCTGTCGGGTGCGCTCTATCTACTGATTTTTCGAAGCAATGACAAGATGTTAACACATACAGGTCACTTAAAATTGTTCCTCCACACAGTTGGGTTGATTGTCCATTCGATCTTATATACTTGAGGCATACCTGAGAAATGTCCTAAAGATTGGGGACATATGGTTACCGCTCAGTTTACCTGACTCGGGTATTCACCGATTATAGTAGATGTCCCATTGTATATCCCAGCTGCATTGCACAGTTTTGTCCAGAGGAGGAAACTTACTAAAATAACATTTTCAGCTAATGATTTTTGAGTTTTCTTCATTTCCGAATATAATTTATGACATGTTGGGCTGATATGACATTAATTTGTGATGGTTTGAAACTACTTGGTTTCATTCAATTTGGGCTTCGAAGCTGTAAAGCTAGACTCTCCTCCAGTGTTTGACCTCATAATGTGGACTACTCCCTAAATCGCAACTCATTGGATTGGATTGAAATAACTCTCAAATTTGAATAAAGGAATATTTGCAACACATCGTCACTTCAAACGGAAATGATAATTATGTACTTCTGCTGTGAGTCCACAGCGTCTTATCTCCCCATCCAGCTCCCATTGCTCCTCTTTGATATCCGGTTTTTGTCGAAACATCATTAGAGcgtaaatgaccactttcaataaTGCCTCGCCTCTTTAGCCAACTAAGGTACATTACAATGCAATGAGAGAAAAGTTTTAGGTAACGGATGGAGCAACAACACCATTTGTCAGCTTCCTGTATCCGCAGCTCGGAGGTAGTTCGACGACGAAAATTGCAACAGAAAATATCCTTTCTCAAAATCCTGGACTGGACGACAACGTCAACGTTTCGTCCTCATTAAAATCCTGCAGATACCGAACAACGACCTCTCACGAACGATGATAATTCGCCATGACTTGTCTGTGCTCGGTGTTTGGTGGCAGAAAGGTTAAAACAGATTTGCAGGACTGAACTTTCTCTACTTTGGTTCCGGCTCGGTAAAAGTTTCTTAAAACTCGATTGTGTGTACTAATAGTGAGAGGATATTACGATGATTCCCGGCACAAGAATGGCTTTTCATTAAAGGATCCGTATATCAATGGAGAGGTATGAGCTGCAGTCGTATATTGAAGAAAAATGAATGTACATAgaaacatacatacatttttCCAAGAATGAAGCCGGCATAGCCATAATACACATTCGTGTAATTATATCTTCAACGTCTTTGTAGGACTTAATAGGAATCCATTTTAAATAAGTGGATTCagttaactttattattttacttaaaaaaaattgcatttggTATTTGACTTAAAATACTGTGGAGGTTTCCTATTAAAACTAAAAAATTATTGGCTATCGTTCTTAGTTAATATAAGAAAATCCTTATTGTGCGTACACACATACCAGATCTAAGGTGACAGATTTATCAAGAGATCTAAGGCTGCCAATAGAGAACGTCATCGCGACCAAAAGCAAATAAAGTTTAAAATGTTTACTTCACAATTGACGGCACGATGACCTCTTGATCTTTCGATAGAGATCCTAATCAGGGTTACGCAGTGGATGCTTGTGTTTAGCCTGCTACTGTAGGTTTATCACTTTCGCACCATTAGCTGTGattataatgaaactgaaacacaatCTCATTAAAATATGTTTATGTAGTATAACAGCGGAACCCGGCAGACCTAATTCTGTTTGTGTATATTCTCAAAAGCTGCGGACTTTCTCCAGGTACAGCAAGAAGAAAATTTGATAACACACATGTCTTGTCACTTTACACTTTGATCATAACCATAAATTCGTGGagctctgaggtggcggcgaggaagacggaCAGCAACCCTGCCATCTGGACGAAAAGCAAGTGCCCCCGGAGAACCTTCATATGGTGGCACTGGAATACGATGTACTCACTATGATTTGCTGCccgtgatgcagtaagcgaatgctccaaatgcttaattagggcgatcagtcGCGAGTCTGAAatggcaataggtcacgaaaccttaccaggggtatattggCACCATGgaaaccgaggtagcccctgaattcacatgtttcATGTGAATTTCTGTCTTGTCTGCATTAAGCACGGTTATAGTGGTTGGCCCCCTattgggagtttcatggaggttgtACTTTCAAGTGGGTGGAGACCTTCGTGACTTAAGCGTGGTGTTGCGTCAGAGTGCACAGACTAGACAAGGTAACATCATCCAAACATCACGTCCGCCATATTTGAATTTGGTAACGCCACTTGGGTCGTAATTATCGAAATATCCGTTTCGGCTTGAAAATCGTTCCTAatatttttatcatcatcatcaacggtgcaacaaccggtatccggtctaggcctgccttaataaggaactccagacatcctggtttcaagccgaggtccaccaattcgatatccctaaaagctgtctggcgtcttgacctatgtcatcgcttcatctcagccagggtctccctggttttcttttcctaccaaagatattgcccttatagactttccgggctggatcaacctcatccatacggattaagtgacccacccaccgtaacctactgagccagattttatccacaacctgacggtcatggtattgctcatagatttcgtcgttatataggctacagaatcgtccttccgcatgtaggggaccaaaaattgttcggctAATATTTTATTGTcttaaagtcttaaatttgtggttttaatttttctatCAATCGTGTTTGAGACAAATTTTAGTGAAAAGTCAAAAATGATGTGACTCGCGGTTAATGGTTGTGATATTATAGttagtgtccgggtagctgagtggttagagcactacgctaccgtacggaaggtcgcggttcaaatctcactggtgacagtggaatttgtatcgtgatttgacgtcggataccagtcgactcagctgtgaatgagtacctgagtcaaatcagggtaataatctcgggcgagcgcaatgctgaccacattgcctcctacagtctactgtagtgtaccgttacggtcttgaatgaagtgctctaacacacttcaaggcctagatccaatatggattgttgcgccaacgattattattatttccgagttatcacaatctcggcaggtgccggattttacctaatactagcactaagtgccaagcatttaggctcgcacgatcctacctacttaaaaactaaaggggcgctggtggtggtggccggtggtaggtcagtgggagaatccgtcgagtactccccgcaacatcgagcacgtatgcagaatggtgtacttctgcatggtttgaaccagactgtgcgaaagtcccaggacatcaagggaagccgtcagggatttaggtacaatacctgtagctgacaatattatgggaactacaaccacccgctcgagacgccaaatttctttgatttcccgagccaatggctcatagttcaccttcttctccacgtatttccgttcaatgttgctattatgggggatagcaacatcaataatatacgcggagcgacctgtcttgttaactaacagtacgtcaggcttgttgtgtgcagtatggcgatcagtcagaacttgccggtcccaatacatgatgtaagcagaactatcaagtact
The window above is part of the Hermetia illucens chromosome 3, iHerIll2.2.curated.20191125, whole genome shotgun sequence genome. Proteins encoded here:
- the LOC119652337 gene encoding trypsin-1-like, with the translated sequence MKKTQKSLAENVILVSFLLWTKLCNAAGIYNGTSTIIGEYPSQVCLKYIRSNGQSTQLCGGTILSDLYVLTSCHCFEKSVDRAHPTEFIVAGDARWDVEGRSMQRQQRSIETLIFHPGCDSAGVQYVDLAVCKVNESFIFTKSVVEWIPLAEVKPSLGTRCSIVGWGVDETKRKSIALKKADAITTNFYKCGSFYTDEEKFICAASPNGIQSPCYGDCGGPLICDNKLVGILEGGYGICGNQMYGNYYTNLANYVNWIKNVTEWTPSNFRWKQIKN